A genomic segment from Fusarium keratoplasticum isolate Fu6.1 chromosome 10, whole genome shotgun sequence encodes:
- a CDS encoding GMP synthase [glutamine-hydrolyzing] (GMP synthase [glutamine-hydrolyzing]) → MASTLEDEVPHKNFDTILVLDFGSQTSHLILRRLRALGVFAELLPCTTKVAELSWKPKGIIFSGGPSSVYDEGSPHVDPGAFELDVPILGICYGCQEIAWRIDSKNVVRGEAREYGHADVTITKVNSHADRLFAGLGDGISVFMSHFDKLISLPKDFVVIAATKNSEFAGIAHKEKPIFGVQFHPELEHTPRGTDLLQNFSVNICGAKPNWKMGNFVELEIARIRELVGPKALVIGGVSGGVDSTVGATLMREAIGDRFHAIGVNNGCMRLNEFEEVKKNLRDHLGINLHVVEAGELFLSRLEGVSDPEKKRKIIGSTFIDVFEQEAIRIEKEAENTPNSGRVEWFLQGTLYPDVIESLSWRGPSATIKTHHNVGGLPERMMKGQGLRLIEPLRLLFKDEVRAIGRQLGIHESLVNRHPFPGPGIAIRILGDVTQERVEIARKADHIFINMIKEAGLYDQMSQAFAGLDTSRSVGVFGDQRVWGYIVILRAVRTKDFMSAEVFNFDNSFLGDVARAICNQVDGVSRVVYDLTSKPPGTIELE, encoded by the exons ATGGCTTCCACtcttgaggacgaggtgCCTCATAAGAACTTCGAC ACCATCCTGGTGCTCGACTTTGGCTCACAAACTAGCCATCTTATTCTGCGACGGCTTCGAGCTCTCGGCGTCTTTGCTGAGCTACTTCCGTGTACCACCAAGGTCGCTGAGCTGTCATGGAAGCCCAAAGGAATTATCTTCTCTGGAG GCCCTTCCTCTGTCTATGACGAGGGTTCACCCC ATGTTGATCCTGGTGCTTTTGAACTTGATGTACCCATTCT TGGTATTTG CTATGGGTGCCAGGAGATCGCTTGGCGAATTGACTCCAAGAATGTGGTTCGCGGAGAGGCACGAG AGTATGGCCACGCGgacgtcaccatcaccaaagtcAACAGCCATGCCGACAGGCTTTTCGCCGGGTTGGGAGACGGAATTTCTGTCTTCATGTCCCACTTTGACAAGCTAATCAGCTTGCCCAAGGACTTTGTGGTCATTGCTGCCACCAAGAACTCAGAGTTCGCCGGCATCGCCCACAAGGAGAAGCCTATCTTTG GTGTCCAGTTTCATCCTGAGCTCGAACAC ACCCCCCGTGGAACCGATCTCCTGCAGAACTTCAGCGTCAACATCTGCGGAGCTAAACCAAACTGGAAAATGGGCAACTTTGTCGAGCTCGAGATCGCTCGCATCCGGGAACTTGTTGGTCCCAAAGCTCTCGTCATTGGTGGCGTAAGTGGCGGTGTCGACAGCACTGTTGGAGCGACTTTGATGCGTGAAGCCATTGGGGACCGCTTCCACGCGATCGGTGTCAACAATGGCTGCATGCGTCTCAACGAGttcgaggaggtcaagaagaatcTCAGGGACCACCTTGGTATCAATCTCCATGTTGTAGAGGCCGGCGAGCTGTTCTTGAGTCGTCTTGAAGGTGTTTCCGATCCTGAAAAGAAGCGAAAGATCATTGGGTCGACAT TCATCGATGTGTTTGAGCAAGAGGCCATCAGGATCGAGAAAGAAGCAGAAAACACACCGAATTCCGGGAGGGTGGAGTGGTTCTTGCAAGGGACACTATACCCTGATGT TATCGAGTCGCTCTCGTGGAGAGGTCCTTCAGCGACAATCAAGA CTCACCACAACGTAGGCGGTTTGCCTGAGCGAATGATGAAGGGT CAAGGCTTGCGT CTTATCGAACCCCTCAGACTTTTATTC AAAGATGAAGTGAGGGCAATTGGTCGGCAACTCGGCATCCACGAGTCGCTGGTAAACAGGCACCCATTCCCCGG ACCGGGAATTGCCATCAGGATTCTTGGCGACGTTACTCAGGAGCGAGTTGAGATCGCCCGCAAGGCTGACCATatcttcatcaacatgatcaaggaggCTGGCCTTTACGACCAG ATGTCCCAAGCCTTTGCTGGTCTTGATACCAGCCGTAGTGTTGGTGTTTTTGGTGATCAGCGTGTTTGGGGTTACATCGTAATCCTCCGCGCTGTCCGTACCAAGGACTTCATGAGCGCCGAGGTGTTCAACTTTGACAACTCCTTCCTCGGG GATGTCGCGCGTGCCATTTGCAATCAAGTAGATGGTGTGTCCCGTGTCGTCTACG
- a CDS encoding Bifunctional cytochrome P450/NADPH--P450 reductase, whose product MAESVPIPEPPGYPLIGNLGEFTTSPLADLKRLADTYGPIFRLRLPGKSPIFASSNAFVNELCDEKRFQKTLKSVLGTVREGVHDGLFTAYNDEPNWGKAHRILLPAFGPLSIRSMFDEMHDIATQMCMKFARHGPQTPINASDDFTRLALDTLALCSMGFRFNSYYREELHPFIQAMGDFLTESGVRNRRPTFAPNFLYRAANEKFFADIKVMKDLAAEVVANRKERPNDRKDLLTAMLEGVDPQTGEKLSDENIGNQLVTFLIAGHETTSGTLAFSFYNLLKHPEAYEKAQQEVDQVIGRGPITVEHLTKLPYLSAILRETLRLNSPIPGFGVEAIEDTFLGGKYLVKKGEIVSCMLSKAHLDPVVYGEDAEAFRPERMLDENFERLQKEHSNCWKPFGNGKRACIGRPFAWQEALLALAMLLQNFNFTMDDSNYQLQIQETLTIKPKHFNMRATLRHGMTPTELEHALAGRGGHSHATSGTKASAASGAEGAGGKPISIYYGSNSGTCEALAQRLASDAPSHGFAAKNIGPLDQAKQNLPEDHPVVIVTASYEGQPPSNAAHFINWMERLSGQEMEKVSYAVFACGHHDWVETFHRIPKLVDATLEKRGGTRLVPMGSADAAVSDMFSDFEAWEDEILWPALKEKYGGDEVDGKAGSQRGLLVELSTPRKTRLRQDVEEALVVSEKTLTASGPPKKNIEIQLPTGMTYKAGDYLAILPLNPKTTVGRVFRRFKLAWDVFLKIHSDGPTTLPTNTEISAYDVFSAYVELSQPATKRNILALVEATEDKAIIEELEKLTGDAYAEEISAKKVSVLDLLEKYPAVALPISSYLAMLPPMRVRQYSISSSPLANSSKLTLTYSLLDAPSLSGQGRHVGVATHFLSSLSPGEKLHVSVRPSVAAFHLPSDAENTPLICIAAGTGLAPFRGFMQERAAMLAAGRNLAPAMLFFGCRNPDIDDLYADEFDRWEKMGAVSVRRAYSRATDKSEGCKYVQDRLYHDRADVFKLWDQGAKVYICGSREVGKAVEGVCVRLVVEWSEEHMKCASTEEKAREWFEKHRNERFATDVFD is encoded by the exons atggccgagtctGTTCCTATTCCGGAACCCCCTGGGTATCCCCTCATTGGAAACTTGGGCGAGTTCACCACCAGCCCGTTGGCTGACTTGAAACGCCTGGCCGATACCTATG GCCCCATCTTCAGACTACGCCTACCTGGCAAGTCTCCCATCTTTGCATCATCCAATGCCTTTGTCAACGAACTCTGTGACGAAAAGAGGTTTCAGAAGACGCTCAAGTCTGTCCTGGGT ACTGTTCGAGAAGGCGTTCACGATGGCCTCTTTACGGCTTACAATGATGAGCCAAACTGGGGCAAAGCGCATCGAATTCTGCTCCCTGCCTTTGGACCACTCTCCATCCGCAGCATGTTTGATGAGATGCATGACATAGCTACCCAGATGTGCATGAAGTTTGCTCGCCACGGCCCTCAAACTCCCATCAACGCCTCGGATGATTTTACCCGCCTCGCCCTCGACACTCTTGCCCTGTGCTCGATGGGCTTTCGCTTCAACTCATATTACCGCGAGGAGCTGCACCCATTCATTCAGGCTATGGGAGACTTCCTTACTGAGTCTGGTGTGAGAAACAGACGCCCGACCTTTGCCCCTAACTTTCTCTACCGTGCCGCAAATGAGAAGTTCTTTGCCGACATCAAAGTCATGAAGGACCTGGCCGCCGAAGTTGTGGCCAACCGGAAGGAGAGGCCCAATGATCGAAAGGACCTACTCACTGCCATGCTTGAGGGGGTTGATCCTCAGActggcgagaagctctcgGACGAAAACATTGGCAATCAGCTCGTCACATTCCTGATTGCTGGCCATGAGACGACCTCGGGTACACTGGCATTCTCTTTTTACAACCTACTCAAGCACCCAGAGGCCTATGAGAAAGCACAGCAGGAAGTCGACCAAGTCATTGGCCGTGGTCCCATCACTGTTGAACACCTCACCAAGCTCCCGTACCTTTCTGCT ATCCTAAGAGAAACCCTACGACTCAATTCCCCAATCCCCGGCTTTGGTGTAGAGGCCATTGAAGATACGTTCCTGGGAGGCAAGTACCTCGTTAAGAAGGGGGAAATCGTGTCTTGCATGCTATCTAAAGCCCATCTTGACCCTGTCGTCTACGGCGAAGATGCTGAAGCATTCCGCCCTGAGAGAATGCTGGACGAGAATTTCGAGAGGCTACAAAAGGAGCACTCTAATTGCTGGAAGCCTTTCGGAAATGGCAAACGCGCCTGTATTGGAAGACCCTTCGCCTGGCAGGAGGCCCTTCTCGCCTTGGCAATGCTCTTGCAGAACTTCAACTTTACCATGGATGATTCCAACTACCAGCTCCAGATACAGGAGACGCTGACAATCAAACCAAAACACTTCAACATGCGAGCAACTCTTCGGCACGGCATGACGCCGACTGAACTCGAGCATGCCTTGGCTGGCCGAGGCGGTCATAGTCATGCAACTTCGGGTACCAAGgcttctgcagcttctggTGCTGAGGGGGCCGGCGGAAAGCCCATCTCAATCTACTATGGCTCCAACAGCGGCACTTGCGAAGCCCTTGCTCAACGATTGGCCTCAGATGCGCCAAGCCACGGCTTCGCTGCTAAGAACATTGGCCCTCTGGACCAGGCCAAACAGAACCTCCCTGAAGATCATCCGGTTGTCATTGTCACTGCGTCCTATGAGGGCCAGCCCCCCTCCAACGCTGCTCATTTCATCAACTGGATGGAACGGCTGAGTGGAcaggagatggagaaggttTCCTACGCCGTTTTCGCATGCGGCCACCATGACTGGGTTGAGACGTTCCACCGAATTCCCAAGCTCGTGGATGCAactctggagaagaggggcgGAACTCGCCTTGTCCCCATGGGCAGTGCTGATGCCGCAGTCAGCGACATGTTTAGTGACTTTGAGGCATGGGAAGACGAAATCCTCTGGCCTGCTTTGAAGGAGAAGTACGGAGGCGATGAGGTCGATGGCAAAGCTGGCTCACAGCGAGGCTTGCTAGTGGAACTGTCGACTCCGAGAAAGACGAGACTTCGACAGGACGTCGAAGAAGCCTTAGTGGTTTCGGAGAAAACCCTCACGGCGTCAGGGcctcccaagaagaacatcGAGATCCAGCTCCCCACGGGTATGACATACAAGGCCGGCGACTATCTGGCCATCTTGCCCCTGAACCCTAAAACCACCGTCGGACGCGTCTTTCGCCGATTCAAGCTCGCTTGGGATGTCTTCCTCAAGATTCACTCAGACGGACCGACCACTCTCCCAACGAATACAGAAATCTCTGCGTATGACGTCTTCAGTGCGTATGTAGAGCTGTCACAGCCGGCAACGAAGAGG AACATTCTTGCCTTGGTAGAAGCCACCGAAGACAAGGCTATTattgaggagcttgaaaAGCTTACTGGGGATGCATACGCTGAGGAAATTTCGGCCAAGAAGGTGTcggtccttgatctccttgagaagTACCCGGCCGTCGCCCTCCCCATCAGCTCATATCTTGCCATGTTGCCTCCGATGAGGGTCCGTCAATA CTCTATCTCGTCTTCTCCGCTTGCAAACTCTTCCAAGCTCACACTTACGTATTCTCTGCTCGACGCACCATCACTTTCTGGCCAGGGTCGCCATGTCGGTGTTGCGACACACTTCTTGTCGTCACTTTCCCCTGGAGAGAAGCTTCATGTCTCAGTTCGTCCTTCAGTTGCAGCTTTCCATCTCCCAAGTGATGCCGAAAACACGCCACTTATCTGCATTGCGGCTGGTACTGGCCTCGCGCCGTTCCGTGGTTTCATGCAAGAGCGGGCCGCCATGCTTGCTGCGGGACGAAACCTCGCACCAGCCATGCTCTTCTTCGGTTGCCGCAACCCCGATATCGACGACCTCTATGCTGATGAATTTGACCGctgggagaagatgggggCAGTTTCGGTACGACGGGCCTACTCCCGAGCGACAGACAAGTCAGAGGGATGCAAGTACGTGCAGGACAGGCTCTATCACGACCGCGCCGACGTGTTCAAGTTGTGGGATCAGGGCGCCAAGGTGTACATCTGCGGAAGCCGGGAGGTTGGCAAGGCTGTGGAAGGTGTTTGTGTCCGTCTCGTCGTGGAGTGGTCAGAGGAGCACATGAAGTGTGCTTCAACAGAAGAAAAGGCACGCGAATGGTTTGAGAAGCATCGCAATGAGCGATTCGCCACGGATGTATTTGATTGA
- a CDS encoding hypothetical protein (Expressed protein) — protein MVSSKTFFVTLAALAMSGVQASPCYPPNKSSSTEVSTTATLTSTGVSTVATTSTTAEGSTSTTEAKVTTTLSTSTTSAAETTTTAVETTTTAAETTTTAESSKATTTSTQPSSPPYQPPSPYNPPSPYNPPSPYNPPSSPYNPPSYESPNY, from the coding sequence ATGGTTTCTTCCAAGACTTTCTTCGTCACTCTGGCTGCCCTGGCCATGTCTGGGGTCCAGGCCAGCCCTTGCTACCCTCCCAACAAGAGCAGCTCGACTGAGGTTTCGACCACGGCCACACTCACCTCTACTGGCGTTTCTACCGTTGCCACGaccagcaccaccgccgAGGGTTCGACCAGCACCACTgaggccaaggtcaccaccaccttgtcTACTAGCACCACATCAGCTGCTGAGACTACCACCACGGCCGTCGAGACTACTACCACTGCGGCTGAGACCACGACTACGGCTGAGAGCTCCAAGGCCACGACTACTTCGACCCAGCCAAGCTCTCCTCCCTACCAGCCACCTTCTCCTTAcaaccctccctctccctacaaccctccatctccatacAAccccccttcttccccttaCAACCCTCCCAGCTATGAGTCTCCTAACTACTAA
- a CDS encoding RING-type domain-containing protein, with amino-acid sequence MASQGEHHVHLDATAGREVVFCHACSHEWYRDDHGLTCPECHGEITEIIDPDNDPRDLEHRSSASTSPEIGPFRYHDDDSDPEEGNIDEHLGPHGFGFRRSVRDGPDPHHHNPAVDPVLERFLDMIQGFAPSRRPGGPGGSFPSSPGERPGDHDPFAPRIHRTTFTSGPFGGGTTSVTIVSGPIQGSRGGPPMPGADPFQMLFSNMMRDIGPPGEGNQGGDEGPGGGPPPGFARSLHDILSLLNPANAMAGDAVYSQEALDRIITGLMEANPQSNAAPPATEEALRNLERKPVNKEMLGTEGKAECTICIDEMKEGDMATFLPCKHWFHEDCVVLWLKEHNTCPICRTPIEKNDPSGSNNNASNNNNSGNNSSNRPQGPPSGQSSGRPSPFGPPPGFGGGSGWFSGGSPGWGGSAENAGGPPSRPVRYSRPPSQSQSRLNEALRNISSMQRERERDRDRDRDRGTSSGFSYDTSRMQRRSSHSPTSPRATAPGEHGARMRQRSPSESSRRTEDSDQRRQGHGPISWLRDRFGSGSGNGSPRDGRRQ; translated from the exons ATGGCTTCGCAAGGCGAGCATCACGTCCACCTCGATGCAACCGCAGGCCGCGAGGTTGTATTCTGCCACGCCTGCTCCCACGAGTGGTATCGTGACGATCACGGCTTGACGTGTCCGGAATGTCACGGGGAGATCACCGAGATT ATCGATCCCGACAACGATCCTCGCGACCTTGAACACCGTTCTTCTGCCTCCACCTCGCCTGAAATTGGCCCGTTTCGATACCACGATGACGACTCCGATCCGGAAGAAGGCAATATCGATGAGCACCTCGGGCCGCATGGCTTTGGCTTTCGGCGCAGTGTTCGGGATGGTCCGGACCCGCACCACCATAATCCTGCAGTCGACCCAGTTCTCGAGCGTTTCCTCGACATGATCCAGGGGTTTGCTCCCTCTCGAAGACCTGGTGGACCCGGTGGCTCATTTCCTTCAAGTCCCGGTGAACGACCTGGTGATCATGACCCCTTTGCACCCCGCATACATCGGACAACCTTCACTTCTGGGCCCTTTGGGGGCGGCACAACATCTGTGACCATTGTGTCAGGGCCGATCCAAGGATCGCGAGGTGGTCCTCCCATGCCAGGCGCCGACCCATTCCAAAT GCTCTTCTCAAATATGATGCGTGATATTGGGCCACCGGGTGAGGGCAACCAAGGAGGCGATGAAGGGCCTGGGGGAGGACCACCTCCTGGATTCGCTCGAAGCCTGCACGACATTCTAAGCCTCCTTAACCCCGCGAatgccatggctggcgaTGCTGTCTACTCTCAAGAGGCTCTGGATCGGATCATAACTGGACTGATGGAGGCAAACCCTCAGTCAAATGCCGCTCCGCCAGCCACAGAAGAAGCTCTCCGGAATTTGGAGCGGAAACCAGTGAATAAGGAGATGCTGGGAACTGAGGGAAAGGCGGAATGTACTATTTGCAttgacgagatgaaggagggtGACATGGCTACATTCCTGCCATGTAAGCATTGGTTCCACGAGGATTGCGTTGTTCTGTGGTTGAAAGAGCACAACACTTGCCCGATTTGCCGCACTCCGATCGAAAAGAATGATCCCAGCGGCAGTAACAATAAcgccagcaacaacaacaatagCGGCAACAATAGCAGCAACCGACCTCAAGGACCGCCGTCGGGACAGAGTTCAGGTCGGCCGAGTCCATTTGGACCACCCCCTGGATTTGGAGGAGGTTCGGGCTGGTTTTCTGGGGGCTCACCCGGCTGGGGAGGATCCGCTGAAAATGCTGGTGGTCCCCCGTCAAGGCCTGTTCGATACTCACGCCCTCCAAGCCAGAGTCAAAGTCGTCTGAACGAGGCTTTACGGAATATCTCGTCGATGCAACGAGAGCGGGAGCGTGATCGTgaccgagatcgagatcgGGGAACATCATCTGGATTCAGTTACGATACCTCCCGTATGCAGAGGCGTAGTTCGCACTCTCCCACAAGTCCCCGAGCGACGGCCCCTGGTGAGCATGGAGCGCGGATGAGGCAGAGAAGTCCTTCAGAAAGCAGTCGGCGGACGGAAGATTCGGATCAACGGCGGCAAGGCCACGGACCCATAAGCTGGCTCCGTGATCGGTTCGGCAGCGGCTCCGGTAATGGGTCGCCGCGCGACGGAAGACGACAGTAG
- a CDS encoding RNase III domain-containing protein: MARPAARQPFVLSALTTTTPTTATTRRQASSVAASHDIIDDIPIDPQARTSLPSPAPQRAAESAKLAALHARLSLSSKIPLETLARALIVPSADKNPSFNNSNLAFLGSTFINYHVLEYLVCKWPRLPMSLLYEALRAYAGKESLHQIARRWGVEAAAAPGEEVDPGLLQWKPEASGLQTRWGYVRANSDITDRYEERRGISSRVVLDDEFGDKVAMPKTGEEGYKYYQHEAYGSFVQAVVGAIYTHCGRDATRDFVKSHILSRDVDVSSMFQFQLPTRELAMLCAREGFEAPIARLESETGRLSRTPVFVVGVYSGPEKLGEGSGPSLDIARWNASMNALKAWYLYSPSNKVRVPSDMLEEGAKPWKAPHIDIGEII, translated from the coding sequence ATGGCGAGACCGGCGGCGAGGCAACCCTTCGTCctctcggccttgacgacaacgacacCCACGACCGCTACCACTAGACGTCAGGCCTCCTCGGTTGCTGCCTCGCACGATATCATCGACGACATCCCCATTGACCCCCAGGCGCGCACATCCCTCCCCTCTCCTGCCCCTCAGCGCGCCGCAGAGTCCGCAAAGCTCGCGGCCCTCCATGCCCGGTTATCCCTCTCCAGCAAGATCCCCTTGGAGACTCTCGCCCGGGCCCTCATCGTCCCCTCCGCCGACAAAAACCCCAGCTTCAACAACTCCAACCTCGCCTTCCTCGGAAGCACATTCATCAACTACCATGTCCTCGAGTATCTGGTGTGCAAGTGGCCTCGTCTGCCCATGTCCCTCCTCTACGAGGCCCTGCGGGCATACGCCGGCAAGGAGTCCCTCCACCAAATAGCCCGCCGCTGGGGTGTCGAAGCCGCCGCTGCACCTGGCGAGGAGGTCGACCCAGGTCTGCTGCAGTGGAAGCCGGAGGCGTCGGGTCTGCAGACTCGATGGGGCTACGTCCGCGCCAATTCTGATATCACGGACCGGTATGAGGAACGTCGCGGCATCAGCAGCCGAGTGGTGCTCGACGATGAGTTTGGAGACAAGGTGGCCATGCCCAAGACGGGCGAGGAGGGCTACAAATACTACCAGCACGAGGCATATGGCTCGTTTGTCCAGGCCGTTGTCGGCGCCATTTACACCCACTGCGGCCGTGATGCCACCCGCGACTTTGTCAAGTCCCACATCCTCTCCCGGGACGTCGATGTCTCCTCCATGTTCCAGTTCCAGCTGCCCACACGTGAGCTCGCCATGCTCTGCGCGCGAGAGGGCTTCGAGGCCCCTATCGCTCGTCTCGAGAGTGAGACGGGTCGTCTCTCACGAACCCccgtcttcgtcgtcggtgtGTACAGCGGCCCCGAgaagctcggcgagggctCAGGCCCCAGCCTCGACATCGCCAGGTGGAACGCCTCTATGAACGCCCTCAAGGCGTGGTACCTGTACAGCCCCAGCAACAAGGTGCGGGTACCGAGCGACatgctcgaggagggcgCCAAGCCCTGGAAGGCGCCTCACATTGATATCGGAGAGATCATCTAA
- a CDS encoding Lysophospholipase → MRHSRATLKGLTRLSSRLHTRAPRRRISRLPILPHRQHRHLFTSSSKRDAKQDQQRSTLPVAVITGGLFIWWLYPSDDFAQLSSKKGKGRQRQEHQEQHQDTQKKPDDASSPEDDQPAWTNFARRFEAFCTINDVEFSTFSDKIVNYFLPEWSRMIPGYVRKLQRELSMSPGSLADEIWKDAHDPLVNPEIRYSAEVRVSSELCDEEKAYLARRKRVARIGLARYLGLEEDEVHPDDVPTIAMCGSGGGLRALIAGTGSILATEEDGLLDCVTYTSGVSGSCWLQALNLTSFNKGSVSNLLEHLKARASTHIAYPPVAFQSLASMPTNKYLLSGMVEKLKGDPKADFGLVDVYGVLLAARYLVPKGDLGVNDRDFKLSNQRQYIQYGQLPLPIYTAVRHEIPDLPASTSQNPIESEIAKEEAKKEAWFQWFEITPYEFFCEEFGAGIPTWALGRKFNEGKDVPPEHGFHLPEIRLPLLMGVFGSAFCATLSHYYREIKPLVQGLAGFGTIDELISTRDDDLVKVHPIDPARIPNFAYGMHGKLEKTTPTSIYDNEYIQLMDAGMSNNLPIYPLLRPGRDVDVVIAFDASADIKTDNWLSVADGYARQRGIKGWPVGIGWPKEGETASQVAKELDDAQAKSTYEAEAKLQEAKQEQKELRKEAHEEGKAVMAEDEKTKFEHGDQESGDLGYCTVWVGTNQERSSEPPPPSKAISGPTSWKLMEPDAGITVVYMPLLSNEKVPGISPGSTDFLSTWNFIYTPDQIDSVVKLARANYEEGKQQVRDTVRAVYQRKKKLREAAEKSQRQDRYRALMRRGEGVRLGQGDHFS, encoded by the coding sequence ATGAGACATTCCCGAGCCACCTTGAAGGGTCTGACTAGACTCTCTTCGAGGCTTCACACTCGCGCCCCTCGAAGGAGGATCTCCCGCTTGCCGATCCTCCCGCATCGACAGCACCGCCACCTCTTTACGTCCTCATCCAAGCGCGATGCCAAGCAGGACCAACAACGATCTACGTTGCCCGTTGCAGTAATCACCGGCGGACTTTTCATCTGGTGGCTTTACCCTTCTGACGACTTTGCACAGCTTTCAAGCAAGAAGGGGAAGGGCAGGCAACGCCAGGAGCATCAAGAGCAGCACCAGGATAcgcagaagaagccagatGACGCCTCCAGCCCTGAAGATGACCAGCCCGCCTGGACCAACTTTGCCCGTCGCTTCGAGGCCTTTTGTACGATAAACGATGTCGAGTTTTCGACCTTTTCCGACAAGATTGTCAACTACTTCCTCCCAGAGTGGTCTAGAATGATACCCGGCTATGTTCGAAAGCTTCAGCGCGAATTGTCCATGTCACCAGGCTCTCTGGCCGATGAGATTTGGAAAGACGCACATGATCCTTTGGTCAATCCTGAAATCCGGTACTCTGCCGAGGTTCGCGTTTCATCCGAACTTTGCGATGAAGAAAAGGCCTATCTGGCGAGACGAAAGCGAGTCGCCCGGATAGGCTTGGCAAGGTACCTCGgactcgaggaggatgaggttcaCCCCGACGATGTTCCAACCATTGCCATGTGCGGTTCCGGCGGAGGTTTGAGAGCACTCATTGCTGGTACTGGTTCAATACTGGCAactgaagaagatggactGCTTGACTGTGTGACCTACACCTCTGGTGTGAGTGGTTCATGCTGGCTTCAGGCACTCAATCTTACTTCATTCAACAAGGGAAGCGTTAGCAACCTTTTGGAACACCTCAAGGCCAGGGCATCAACGCACATTGCCTATCCTCCAGTGGCTTTCCAATCTCTCGCCTCGATGCCAACCAACAAGTACCTCCTCAGCGGTATGGtagagaagctcaagggtGATCCCAAGGCTGATTTCGGCCTGGTCGACGTGTACGGTGTCTTGCTAGCTGCAAGATACTTGGTGCCCAAGGGAGATCTCGGGGTTAACGACCGCGACTTCAAACTCTCCAACCAGCGTCAGTACATTCAGTATGGACAACTTCCTCTGCCCATTTACACTGCTGTGCGTCACGAGATACCAGACCTGCCGGCATCCACGTCGCAAAACCCTATCGAATCTGAAATagccaaggaagaggctAAGAAGGAGGCTTGGTTCCAATGGTTCGAAATCACTCCTTATGAGTTCTTCTGCGAAGAATTTGGAGCTGGAATTCCTACCTGGGCTCTTGGTCGCAAGTTCAACGAGGGCAAAGATGTCCCTCCTGAGCATGGCTTCCACCTCCCCGAGATCCGATTGCCTCTCCTGATGGGCGTCTTCGGTAGTGCTTTCTGTGCCACGCTCAGCCACTACTATCGAGAGATCAAGCCTTTGGTTCAGGGCTTGGCTGGGTTTGGAACCATTGACGAACTCATCTCAACTCGTGATGACGACTTGGTCAAGGTTCACCCCATTGATCCCGCGAGGATACCCAACTTTGCCTACGGCATGCATGGCAAACTTGAAAAGACCACTCCTACTAGCATCTACGACAACGAGTACATCCAACTCATGGACGCTGGAATGTCCAACAACCTGCCCATCTACCCCCTGCTCCGACCTGGCCGTGACGTTGACGTTGTCATCGCATTCGATGCCTCAGCCGACATCAAGACGGACAACTGGCTCTCTGTCGCGGATGGATATGCCCGTCAACGTGGTATCAAGGGCTGGCCTGTGGGAATCGGTTGGCCAAAGGAAGGGGAGACCGCCTCTCAAGTCGCTAAGGAGCTCGACGATGCCCAGGCCAAGTCTACCTACGAGGCAGAGGCCAAGCTTCAAGAAGCTAAGCAGGAGCAGAAGGAACTCCGCAAGGAGGCTCATGAAGAAGGAAAGGCTGTCATGGCCGAGGATGAAAAGACCAAATTTGAGCACGGAGACCAAGAGTCTGGTGACTTGGGATACTGCACCGTCTGGGTCGGAACCAACCAAGAGCGTAGCTCCgagccacctcctccatccaaGGCCATCTCGGGTCCGACATCGTGGAAGCTCATGGAGCCCGATGCTGGCATTACCGTCGTCTACAtgcccctcctctccaacgaGAAGGTGCCCGGTATTTCCCCTGGGTCTACCGACTTCCTGAGCACCTGGAACTTCATCTATACCCCTGACCAGATCGACAGCGTAGTCAAGCTGGCACGGGCAAACTACGAAGAGGGCAAGCAACAGGTCCGAGACACTGTCCGGGCAGTGTATCagcggaagaagaagcttcgtgaggctgctgagaaatCTCAGCGCCAGGACAGGTATAGAGCTCTCATGCGGAGAGGCGAGGGAGTCCGATTAGGCCAGGGGGATCATTTCAGTTGA